From the genome of Tachysurus fulvidraco isolate hzauxx_2018 chromosome 20, HZAU_PFXX_2.0, whole genome shotgun sequence, one region includes:
- the ccdc83 gene encoding coiled-coil domain-containing protein 83 has protein sequence MGKKTKEKATVAESIIQFQNEVTSKEIEELKQKKLKMEDENQKLAEMLHQLREEQQGHLSVLHKQAMEQEKKILEDKVASEEQTEQANQHDLELACIQKEELTELHSNLTSVEAQVEVQQQTGQLYKNMNNAELQQQIQNLESQRDSLKHKFQAISEYVECSLKVDICKIDKITSRLIEKERQLATEIAFKQVDKHRFQMIRKKDYLKKELAAYQEEVSVLEATVKNLQEENWEHLKQLFKQQKKDLQIYRGPFLAQAEKLSLQQKAVDIVKEQHQQFGELEKDEMDHSCKPSIPTHHLSTMLYGSQGNLKEPLHLGPLEQGPPSVFGQAMPLHPLPSDSEDLDTLTHQGLIQGQNWILTTKIIRKCFQ, from the exons ATGGGTAAGAAGACCAAAGAAAAAGCTACAGTGGCAGAATCTATTATCCAATTCCA AAATGAAGTTACAAGTAAAGAGATTGAGGaattgaagcaaaaaaaattgaaaatggAAGACGAGAACCAAAAACTTGCTGAAATG CTACATCAGCTGCGAGAGGAGCAACAGGGACATCTCAGTGTGCTGCACAAGCAAGCAATGGAGCAGGAGAAGAAAATCCTAGAAGACAAAGTGGCCAGTGAAGAACAAACAGAGCAAGCCAACCAGCATGATCTAGAACTTGCATGTATCCAGAAGGAAGAGCTGACAG agttgcACAGCAATCTGACAAGTGTAGAAGCCCAGGTTGAGGTGCAGCAACAAACTGGACAGCTATATAAGAACATGAATAATGCTGAGCTTCAACAGCAGATACAAAACCTTGAGTCACAACGTGACTCTCTAAAGCATAAATTTCAGGCAATATCAG AATATGTTGAGTGCTCTCTGAAAGTGGACATTTGTAAGATTGACAAGATTACCTCCCGGCTGATAGAAAAAGAGAGGCAACTTGCTACCGAG ATCGCATTTAAGCAGGTTGACAAGCACAGATTTCAGATGATCAGAAAGAAAGACTATCTTAAGAAAGAG CTTGCTGCCTATCAGGAGGAAGTCTCAGTACTGGAAGCAACTGTGAAGAATTTACAAGAGGAGAACTGGGAGCACTTGAAACAACTGTTTAAGCAGCAGAAAAAGGATTTGCAAATCTATAG AGGCCCTTTCCTGGCCCAAGCTGAAAAACTCAGCCTTCAACAAAAAGCAG TGGATATTGTGAAAGAACAGCACCAGCAGTTTGGAGAGTTGGAGAAAGATGAAATGGATCACAGCTGCAAGCCCTCCATCCCAACTCACCATCTCAGCACAATGCTGTATGGCAGCCAGGGCAACCTCAAG gaaccACTGCACCTGGGTCCTTTGGAGCAGGGGCCGCCGAGTGTGTTTGGCCAGGCCATGCCCCTTCATCCTTTGCCATCTGACTCTGAGGATTTggacacattaacacaccaagGCCTGATTCAGGGACAAAACTGGATTCTCACAACAAAGATCATTCGCAAATGTTTCCAATAA